One genomic window of Rhinolophus ferrumequinum isolate MPI-CBG mRhiFer1 chromosome 23, mRhiFer1_v1.p, whole genome shotgun sequence includes the following:
- the AURKA gene encoding aurora kinase A, whose product MDKPKENCISGPVKITVPPGDGPKRVPVMQQFPCQHPLSANSGQAQRVLCPSNSSQRVPSQAQKPVSSHKPGQSMKQKPLQATSVPRPVSRPLTNTPKSEQPQPPAPGNNSEKELASKQKNEESKKRQWALEDFEIGRPLGKGKFGNVYLAREKQSKFILALKVLFKAQLEKAGVEHQLRREVEIQSHLRHPNILRLYGYFHDATRVYLILEYAPLGAVYRELQKLSRFDEQRTATYITELANALSYCHSKRVIHRDIKPENLLLGSAGELKIADFGWSVHAPSSRRTTLCGTLDYLPPEMIEGRMHDEKVDLWSLGVLCYEFLVGKPPFEASTYQETYKRISRVEFTFPDFVPEGARDLISRLLKHNPSQRPTLKEVLEHPWIIANASKPSSGPKNKESTGKQS is encoded by the exons ATGGACAAACCTAAGGAAAACTGCATTTCAGGGCCTGTTAAG ATTACAGTGCCACCTGGTGATGGTCCAAAACGTGTTCCCGTGATGCAGCAATTTCCTTGTCAGCATCCGTTATCTGCGAACAGTGGCCAGGCTCAGCGGGTCTTGTGTCCTTCCAACTCCTCCCAGCGAGTTCCTTCACAAGCACAAAAGCCTGTCTCCAGCCATAAACCGGGTCAGAGTATGAAGCAGAAGCCATTGCAGGCAACCAGTGTCCCTCGTCCTGTCTCCAGGCCACTGACTAACACCCCAAAGAGTGAGCAGCCCCAGCCACCAGCCCCTG GAAATAATTCTGAAAAGGAATtggcatcaaaacagaaaaaCGAAGAATCAAAAAA AAGGCAATGGGCTTTGGAAGATTTTGAAATTGGTCGCCCGCTGGGTAAAGGAAAGTTTGGTAATGTTTATTTGgcgagagaaaaacaaagcaagtttATCCTGGCTCTGAAAGTGTTATTTAAAGCTCAGCTGGAAAAAGCAGGAGTTGAGCATCAGCTGAGACGAGAAGTAGAAATTCAGTCCCACCTTAG GCATCCAAATATTCTCAGACTCTATGGTTATTTCCATGATGCTACCAGAGTTTACCTAATTTTAGAATATGCACCTCTTGGAGCTGTCTATAGAGAACTTCAGAAACTGTCCAGGTTTGACGAACAGAGAACTGCGACT tacaTCACAGAATTGGCCAATGCCCTGTCTTACTGCCATTCAAAGAGAGTTATTCACAGAGACATTAAACCGGAGAATCTGCTCCTTGGATCCGCCGGAGAGCTTAAGATTGCAGATTTTGGGTGGTCTGTCCATGCCCCATCCTCCAG GAGAACCACCCTCTGTGGAACGCTGGACTACTTGCCCCCGGAGATGATTGAAGGCCGGATGCATGATGAGAAGGTGGATCTCTGGAGCCTTGGAGTTCTTTGCTATGAATTTTTAGTTGGGAAGCCTCCTTTTGAGGCAAGCACATACCAAGAGACCTACAAAAGAATATCGCGG GTTGAattcacattccctgactttgtACCAGAGGGGGCCCGGGACCTCATCTCAAGACTGCTGAAGCATAACCCCAGCCAGAGGCCGACCTTGAAAGAAGTACTCGAACACCCCTGGATCATAGCAAATGCCTCAAAACCATCAAGTGGcccaaaaaacaaagaatcaacTGGCAAGCAATCTTAA